A DNA window from Paralichthys olivaceus isolate ysfri-2021 chromosome 11, ASM2471397v2, whole genome shotgun sequence contains the following coding sequences:
- the LOC109630127 gene encoding protein FAM98B codes for MERSRGTVSALRALGYPGSCCLARCGCDELPCPLLSWLSAELRRICPELRDSVGMGDVFLVGELRTLLSDMFSPLTVLTSEVLEPTVLNKVTEFLVSELQAAHLIKRKELHPEEKTTGDESEKEQRVEDHSHEDEDEEEEDYSEKERRKAEMQAEWILVMHALNMNTSSQFEDVLSEVESRLARLPCGDMMDPLLNTDLSSVQWVQVKKINQHMSKDYQCRWEMMIKRFQVTLESFAWGEKQKERREALASVPPLSSLTHSSRVSLSLLLAAREDQSYIEPIKAGRSTAVYKTRMGSVPDRGGRPGEIEPPMPAWGGRSAKGGRGGGHHQRRKFPDKKKGKKQ; via the exons ATGGAGAGAAGCAGAGGGACAGTTTCCGCCCTCAGAGCTTTGGG GTACCCGGGCAGCTGCTGCCTGGCTCGGTGTGGGTGTGACGAGCTCCCGTGCCCGCTGCTCAGCTGGTTGTCCGCGGAGCTGAGGAGGATCTGTCCGGAGCTGAGGG actCAGTTGGAATGGGCGACGTCTTTCTGGTGGGCGAGCTGAGAACTTTACTATCGGACatgttctctcctctcactgtgcTGACGTCAGAGGTGCTGGAGCCAACCGTCCTCAACAAAGTCACTG AATTCCTTGTATCAGAACTGCAAGCAGCTCACTTGATCAAGCGTAAGGAATTACATCCTGAGGAGAAGACAACAGGAGATGAGTCTGAAAAAGAGCAGCGAGTTGAAGATCACAGCCATGAAGacgaagatgaagaagaagaagattattctgaaaaagaaaggaggaaggCTGAGATGCAGGCGGAGTGGATATTAGTGATGCATGCACTTAACATGAACACCTCTTCCCAATTTGAGGATGTGTTGAGTGAA GTGGAGTCCAGGCTCGCTCGTCTACCATGTGGAGACATGATGGACCCTCTGCTTAACACCGACCTCAGCTCAGTGCAGTGG gtCCAAGTTAAAAAGATCAACCAACACATGTCAAAGGACTATCAGTGTCGGTGGGAGATGATGATCAAACGCTTTCAGGTCACACTCGAGTCATTTGCatggggagaaaaacaaaag GAGCGCAGAGAAGCGCTTGCCTCAGTGCCTCCTCTTTCGTCCCTCACCCACTCCTCCcgagtgtctctgtctcttctgctTGCTGCCAGAGAGGATCAGTCCTACATTGAGCCGATCAAGGCTGGAAGAAGCACTGCCGTGTACAAG ACACGGATGGGCAGTGTACCCGACAGAGGAGGACGACCGGGGGAAATTGAGCCGCCTATGCCAGCGTGGGGAGGGCGAAGCGCGAAAGGGGGGCGGGGAGGTGGACACCATCAACGGCGTAAATTTCCAGATaagaagaaagggaaaaaacagtAA
- the LOC109630100 gene encoding BICD family-like cargo adapter 1 isoform X1, producing the protein MDRLDEWSFKSKSMELEEDFYFDYGAEEITDYQDPSELVVALKQKEEEVILAAQLGNALLLKNRELKEQSEKLHEQYADKLEELEQGRHELRLKLEGCQSQWESQVGDLERDVRELSTQVERLTLALSEAERDKSRAQLEHSEHTQRLREELNTAMEVERAVSSELQVLKQELQQKGSHNRPQDEELISAMREQVLRLTQKEQVLEERLKSVCQENTELRTSLASLHTRLALHDQLNQQHSQQLAEAWQEVEVARGRSQQLQAQVDELQEEVSLQEARSHGDASLLSELESSLETAGLGVSKEEITQEIGSILQLLLPLTQDPSSSAGSDFLDQQEDLQAVLLRLKGVAQTLVQRSSPQELNLAFVDRTADQCGNRSEAQELRDQNVELQQENTELKQKLLNVQEQGEVVGQAIRDRDEAIAKKILMEGELVRSKNDMMSLNNQLLEAIQRKLELSQELEAWQDDIQIIINQQLRNQQQSEQPQKKPASNSMSFFRRPSRVASTWTGQPTSSLSSTWSSDINQDKPQSPWRDWLRRGKGAQYGK; encoded by the exons ATGGATCGACTGGATGAATGGAGCTTCAAGTCCAAGAgcatggagctggaggaggatttCTACTTCGACTACGGAGCGGAGGAAATAACAGATTATCAGGACCCCAGTGAACTTGTGGTGGCTctgaaacaaaaggaggaagaggtTATTTTGGCAGCTCAGCTGGGAAACGCTCTGCTCCTGAAAAACCGAGAGCTGAAAGAACAGAGCGAGAAACTTCATGAGCAGTACGCAGACAAGCTGGAG GAGCTGGAGCAGGGCCGGCATGAGCTGCGGCTGAAGCTGGAAGGCTGCCAGTCCCAGTGGGAGAGCCAGGTTGGGGACCTGGAGAGGGATGTGAGGGAGCTGAGCACCCAGGTGGAGCGGCTCACCCTGGCGCTCAGCGAGGCCGAGAGGGACAAGAGTCGAGCCCAGCTGGAGCACAGCGAGCACACGCAGCGACTCAGGGAGGAGCTCAACACA GCAATGGAGGTGGAGCGGGCCGTGTCCAGCGAGCTGCAGGTTCTAAAACAGGAGCTTCAGCAGAAAGGAAGCCACAACAGGCCACAGGATGAGGAGCTGATCAGTGCCATGAGGGAGCAG GTGTTGCGTCTCACCCAGAAGGAGCAGGTGCTGGAGGAGCGTTTGAAGAGTGTGTGTCAAGAAAACACTGAGCTGAGGACCAGTTTAGCCTCTTTACACACACGTCTGGCTCTGCACGACCAACTCAACCAGCAGCACAGCCAGCAG CTCGCAGAGGCGTggcaggaggtggaggtggcCCGGGGTCGCTCCCAGCAGCTGCAGGCCCAGGTGGACGAGCTTCAAGAGGAGGTTTCCCTCCAGGAAGCCAGGAGCCACGGAGACGCCTCCCTGCTGTCCGAGCTGGAGAGCAGCCTGGAGACTGCAGGGCTGGGAGTCAGCAAAGAGGAG ATAACACAAGAAATAGGGTCCATCCTTCAGTTACTGCTCCCACTGACCCAGGATCCGAGCAGCTCAGCAGGATCAGATTTCCTGGATCAACAGGAGGATCTGCAGGCCGTGCTGCTCCGGCTGAAGGGAGTGGCCCAAACCCTGGTGCAGCGATCCAGCCCTCAG GAGCTGAATCTGGCTTTTGTCGACAGGACGGCTGATCAGTGTGGGAATAGGAGTGAGGCACAGGAGCTGAGGGATCAG AATgtcgagctgcagcaggaaaacactgagctgaaacaGAAGCTGCTGAATGTCCAGGAACAAGGTGAAGTTGTTGGACAGGCCATCAGAGACCGAGATGAAGCCATAGCCAA GAAAATCCTGATGGAGGGGGAGTTGGTGCGAAGTAAAAACGACATGATGTCTCTGAACAACCAGTTATTAGAAGCCATCCAACGTAAACTGGAACTGTCGCAGGAGCTGGAGGCCTGGCAG GATGACATCCAGATCATCATCAACCAGCAGCTGAGGAACCAGCAGCAGTCGGAGCAGCCTCAGAAGAAACCAGCCTCCAACAGCATGTCATTCTTCCGGAGGCCCAGCAGGGTGGCCTCCACCTGGACCGGCCAACCCACTTCCTCCTTATCCTCAACCTGGAGTTCAGACATTAATCAGGACAAACCCCAATCCCCCTGGAGGGACTGGTTAAGACGTGGGAAAGGAGCGCAGTATGGCAAATAA
- the LOC109630100 gene encoding BICD family-like cargo adapter 1 isoform X2 gives MDRLDEWSFKSKSMELEEDFYFDYGAEEITDYQDPSELVVALKQKEEEVILAAQLGNALLLKNRELKEQSEKLHEQYADKLEELEQGRHELRLKLEGCQSQWESQVGDLERDVRELSTQVERLTLALSEAERDKSRAQLEHSEHTQRLREELNTAMEVERAVSSELQVLKQELQQKGSHNRPQDEELISAMREQVLRLTQKEQVLEERLKSVCQENTELRTSLASLHTRLALHDQLNQQHSQQLAEAWQEVEVARGRSQQLQAQVDELQEEVSLQEARSHGDASLLSELESSLETAGLGVSKEEELNLAFVDRTADQCGNRSEAQELRDQNVELQQENTELKQKLLNVQEQGEVVGQAIRDRDEAIAKKILMEGELVRSKNDMMSLNNQLLEAIQRKLELSQELEAWQDDIQIIINQQLRNQQQSEQPQKKPASNSMSFFRRPSRVASTWTGQPTSSLSSTWSSDINQDKPQSPWRDWLRRGKGAQYGK, from the exons ATGGATCGACTGGATGAATGGAGCTTCAAGTCCAAGAgcatggagctggaggaggatttCTACTTCGACTACGGAGCGGAGGAAATAACAGATTATCAGGACCCCAGTGAACTTGTGGTGGCTctgaaacaaaaggaggaagaggtTATTTTGGCAGCTCAGCTGGGAAACGCTCTGCTCCTGAAAAACCGAGAGCTGAAAGAACAGAGCGAGAAACTTCATGAGCAGTACGCAGACAAGCTGGAG GAGCTGGAGCAGGGCCGGCATGAGCTGCGGCTGAAGCTGGAAGGCTGCCAGTCCCAGTGGGAGAGCCAGGTTGGGGACCTGGAGAGGGATGTGAGGGAGCTGAGCACCCAGGTGGAGCGGCTCACCCTGGCGCTCAGCGAGGCCGAGAGGGACAAGAGTCGAGCCCAGCTGGAGCACAGCGAGCACACGCAGCGACTCAGGGAGGAGCTCAACACA GCAATGGAGGTGGAGCGGGCCGTGTCCAGCGAGCTGCAGGTTCTAAAACAGGAGCTTCAGCAGAAAGGAAGCCACAACAGGCCACAGGATGAGGAGCTGATCAGTGCCATGAGGGAGCAG GTGTTGCGTCTCACCCAGAAGGAGCAGGTGCTGGAGGAGCGTTTGAAGAGTGTGTGTCAAGAAAACACTGAGCTGAGGACCAGTTTAGCCTCTTTACACACACGTCTGGCTCTGCACGACCAACTCAACCAGCAGCACAGCCAGCAG CTCGCAGAGGCGTggcaggaggtggaggtggcCCGGGGTCGCTCCCAGCAGCTGCAGGCCCAGGTGGACGAGCTTCAAGAGGAGGTTTCCCTCCAGGAAGCCAGGAGCCACGGAGACGCCTCCCTGCTGTCCGAGCTGGAGAGCAGCCTGGAGACTGCAGGGCTGGGAGTCAGCAAAGAGGAG GAGCTGAATCTGGCTTTTGTCGACAGGACGGCTGATCAGTGTGGGAATAGGAGTGAGGCACAGGAGCTGAGGGATCAG AATgtcgagctgcagcaggaaaacactgagctgaaacaGAAGCTGCTGAATGTCCAGGAACAAGGTGAAGTTGTTGGACAGGCCATCAGAGACCGAGATGAAGCCATAGCCAA GAAAATCCTGATGGAGGGGGAGTTGGTGCGAAGTAAAAACGACATGATGTCTCTGAACAACCAGTTATTAGAAGCCATCCAACGTAAACTGGAACTGTCGCAGGAGCTGGAGGCCTGGCAG GATGACATCCAGATCATCATCAACCAGCAGCTGAGGAACCAGCAGCAGTCGGAGCAGCCTCAGAAGAAACCAGCCTCCAACAGCATGTCATTCTTCCGGAGGCCCAGCAGGGTGGCCTCCACCTGGACCGGCCAACCCACTTCCTCCTTATCCTCAACCTGGAGTTCAGACATTAATCAGGACAAACCCCAATCCCCCTGGAGGGACTGGTTAAGACGTGGGAAAGGAGCGCAGTATGGCAAATAA
- the ube4a gene encoding ubiquitin conjugation factor E4 A, protein MTDQGNNNQNISCNPFAALFSSLADAKQFASGQKPEQQSAEPPLEDSGESQSDSENSVSDSVDENDDSVAEISRSFRSRQELCEQLNVNHMIQRIFLITLDNSDPSLRGGNGIPPRCVYLEEMAADLDGQDWLDMDNIEQALFNRLLLLEPGNHLIYMTSCSAVNLSADRDAGEKCAIPYLFACYQRAKEEVTKVPEKLLSFAVRCKNLTVSNTRTVLLTPEIYISQNIYEQLFDLLLEAFNGAQPEEVVEFVEEAIAGLLSDQEVRTFEEVIVPVFDIFQGRIKDMDLCQPLLYSYLDVLLYFSHHKDIAKVLMEYIQPKDPANGLQYQKSLLGAVLSISCLLKTPGVVEGHGYFLNPSRSSAQETKVQEANIHQFMGQFHDKLHQILKNLLQRSGETRHLLLSWLGNCLQANAGRAKIWANQMPEIFFQMYASDAFFLNLGAALLKLCQPFCRPRSPKLLTFNPTYCSLKELSEEERRNRNVHAKGLDKETCLIPLPPQQPVESAQSYSLLTENLILTQLTQHLGFHRLHEQMVKMNQSLHRLQVTWQEAQRTGNPMSEQLLEQFERLMIVYLSTKAATTQPAMLQCCLNLQASTAALLVQLGMGNQGPEHVALSFPLPSMQNTVLCYVPEFFAENLGDFFIFLRRFADDVLETSAESLEQILNFITVFMGNVERMKNPHLRAKLAEVLEAVMPHMEPVSPSAAQPILFQRERVFCSYKYAPQLAEALITVFVDIEFTGDPHQFEQKFNYRRPMYPILKYMWGKDSYRESIKHLADYASENLEAMNPPLFLRFLNLLMNDAIFLLDEAIQYLSKIKVLQLERDRGEWEGLAPDARREKESSLQMFGQLGRFHNIMSNETIGTLAFLTSDIKGIFVHPFLAERIISMLNYFLQHLVGPKMGALKVKDFSEFDFKPQQLVSDICTIYLNLGDEENFCATVPKDGRSYSPTLFSQTVRVLKKINKPGEMIVGFGLIADKIKSHADRQQQEEETYSDAPDEFLDPIMSTLMLDPVLLPSSNVTVDRSTIARHLLSDQTDPFNRSPLTMDQIRPNEELKQQILQWLDKHKQERLQLGPSG, encoded by the exons ATGACTGACCAGGGCAACAACAACCAGAACATCTCCTGCAACCCCTTCGCTGCCCTCTTCAGCTCACTGGCTGATGCTAAACAGTTTGCATCAGGCCAGAAACCGGAACAGCAGTCCGCTGAACCACCAC TGGAGGACTCGGGGGAGAGCCAATCGGACTCAGAAAACTCTGTGTCAGACAGCGTTGATGAAAATGACGACTCTGTGGCAGAGATCAGTCGCTCATTCCGGTCCCGCCAGGAGCTATGTGAACAGCTCAATGTCAATCACATGATCCAGCGCATATTTCTCATCACTCTGGACAACA GTGATCCCAGTCTGAGAGGAGGTAATGGGATCCCCCCTCGCTGTGTATACCTGGAGGAGATGGCTGCAGATCTGGATGGACAGGACTGGCTGGACATGGACAACATAGAGCAG GCTCTGTTTAACCGCCTGCTGCTGCTAGAGCCAGGAAACCACCTCATCTACATGACGTCATGCAGTGCCGTGAATCTCTCTGCTGACCGTGACGCTGGAGAGAAATGTGCCATCCCTTACCTTTTTGCTTGTTACCAGAGAGCCAAAGAAGAG GTGACGAAGGTTCCAGAGAAGTTACTCTCGTTTGCTGTTCGTTGTAAGAATCTGACTGTTTCTAACACACGGACAGTTCTGCTCACCCCAGAGATCTACATCAGCCAGAATATCTACGAGCAACTctttgacctgctgctggaagCTTTCAATGGAGCCC AGCCAGAAGAGGTGGTTGAGTTTGTGGAGGAGGCAATTGCTGGCCTGCTCTCTGACCAGGAGGTGCGGACCTTCGAGGAGGTGATAGTAccagtgtttgatattttccaGGGACGCATCAAAGACATGGACCTCTGTCAGCCTCTCCTCTACTCCTACTTAGATGTTCTCCTGTACTTCAGCCACCATAAAGATATTGCTAAg gtaCTGATGGAATACATCCAGCCCAAAGATCCAGCCAATGGTTTGCAGTACCAGAAGAGTCTATTGGGGGCAGTGCTAAGTATATCCTGCTTGTTAAAAACCCCAGGTGTGGTGGAGGGACATGGCTATTTCCTGAACCCCTCCCGCTCTAGTGCCCAGGAGACAAAGGTCCAGGAGGCCAACATCCACCAG TTTATGGGCCAGTTTCATgacaagctgcaccaaatattGAAAAACTTGCTCCAGAGATCTGGTGAGACGCGTCACCTCCTGCTCTCATGGCTGGGCAACTGTCTGCAGGCTAATGCTGGACGGGCAAAGATATGGGCCAACCAGATGCCAGAGATCTTCTTCCAGATGTATGCTTCAGATGCATTCTTTTTAAACTTGGGTGCTGCTCTCCTGAAGCTGTGCCAGCCTTTCTGCAGGCCTCGTTCGCCCAAACTGCTCACCTTCAACCCCACCTACTGCAGCCTCAAAGAGCTGAGCGAAGAAGAGAGGCGCAATCGCAATGTGCACGCAAAAG GTCTCGACAAGGAAACCTGTCTGATCCCTCTGCCCCCTCAACAGCCGGTGGAGTCGGCACAGTCCTACAGCCTGCTGACTGAAAACCTCATCCTCACACAACTCACACAGCATCTAGGCTTCCACAG ACTCCATGAGCAGATGGTGAAGATGAACCAGTCTCTCCACCGGCTCCAGGTGACATGGCAGGAGGCCCAGCGGACTGGCAACCCGATGTCAGAGCAGCTCCTTGAGCAGTTTGAGCGTCTGATGATTGTGTATCTGTCAACCAAAGCTGCCACGACGCAGCCTGCTATGCTGCAATGCTGCCTTAATCTCCAAGCTTCCACCGCTGCTCTGCTGGTTCAGCTTGGAATGGGAAACCAGGGGCCTGAACATGTAGCACTCAGTTTCCCCCTGCCCTCAATGCAGAATACTGTGCTCTGCTACGTACCAG agttTTTTGCAGAAAACTTGGGAGATTTTTTCATCTTTCTGCGGCGATTTGCAGACGATGTTTTGGAGActtctgcagaaagtctggagcAGATTCTCAACTTCATCACTGTCTTCATGGGTAATGTGGAAAG GATGAAGAACCCACACTTAAGAGCAAAGCTTGCGGAGGTCTTAGAGGCGGTGATGCCACACATGGAGCCTGTGTCTCCTAGTGCTGCTCAGCCAATCCTGTTCCAGCGAGAGAGAGTCTTCTGTTCCTACAAATATGCACCTCAGCTGGCCGAGGCCCTCATCACTGTGTTTGTAGACATTGAATTCACAG GTGATCCTCATCAGTTTGAGCAGAAATTCAACTACAGAAGGCCCATGTATCCCATCCTCAAGTACATGTGGGGCAAAGATAGCTATAGAGAGAGCATCAAG CATTTAGCTGACTATGCATCTGAGAACCTGGAGGCCATGAACCCCCCTCTGTTCCTAAGGTTCCTAAACTTACTGATGAATGATGCCATCTTCCTGCTAGATGAGGCTATTCAG TACCTGAGTAAAATCAAAGTTCTGCAGCTGGAGCGGGATCGAGGGGAGTGGGAAGGCCTGGCCCCCGATGctagaagagagaaagagtcaaGCCTGCAGATGTTTGGACAGCTGGGACGCTTCCACAACATCATGTCCAATGAGACCATCGGCACACTGGCCTTTCTCACCTCAG ATATCAAGGGGATATTTGTGCACCCCTTCCTGGCTGAGAGGATCATTTCCATGCTGAACTACTTCCTCCAGCACCTGGTGGGTCCTAAGATGGGCGCCCTTAAAGTCAAGGACTTCAGTGAGTTCGACTTCAAGCCCCAGCAGCTTGTTTCTGATATCTGCACCATCTACCTGAACCTGGG TGATGAGGAGAATTTCTGTGCTACAGTCCCAAAGGACGGCCGGTCGTACTCTCCTACCCTGTTTTCACAGACTGTTAGGGTACTGAAGAAGATCAACAAACCTGGTGAAATGATTGTTGGTTTTGGACTTATTGCTGATAAAATAAAG TCCCATGcagacaggcagcagcaggaagaggagaccTATTCAGATGCTCCAGATGAGTTCTTAGACCCCATCATGTCCACTCTGATGCTGGATCCTGTTCTTCTCCCCTCATCCAACGTAACAGTTGATCGCTCAACTATAGCAAGGCATCTCCTTAG TGACCAGACAGACCCTTTCAACCGCAGTCCTCTAACCATGGACCAGATCAGGCCAAACGAGGAACTCAAACAGCAGATTTTACAGTGGCTGGATAAGCATAAGCAGGAGAGGCTGCAGCTGGGACCCAGTGGCTAG